In Lactococcus paracarnosus, a genomic segment contains:
- a CDS encoding transposase, with the protein MMDMNYSYDKLIKRCFPNAQLITDRIHVVQQLTRAFDGLRIQVMKSFDIRTP; encoded by the coding sequence ATTATGGACATGAACTATAGCTATGACAAGCTAATCAAGCGGTGCTTTCCTAATGCGCAACTCATCACTGACCGGATTCATGTTGTGCAACAACTGACACGAGCTTTTGATGGTCTACGCATACAAGTCATGAAATCATTTGACATAAGGACTCCATAA